DNA sequence from the Sulfurimonas sp. HSL3-1 genome:
CGACCGTTACGCCGCGAAACTTGACGGGGGAATCGACATTGAGCCCCGACACGGACTCGCCGAACTCGATACGGTAGCTCTGCAGCTCATCTTTTTTCGCCGGCTGAAGCATCCAGATCACAAAAAAAGCCATCAGCGCCAGCGACAGTAGCACAAAGATGCCGACGACCGTCTCGTTCGTTTTGGCGTTCACGACACGTCACCTCCAAAAAATGTACGGATAAACGGACTCGGCACCTCTTTGACCTCCGACAGCGTCCCCTCGGCGGCGATGCGCCGCTCGTCGATAATCGCCATCCGGTCGAGGGTCGTCTCGATCGAGGCGAGGTCGTGGGTGACCATTACTACGGTTAATTGTAGCATGTCCCGCAGCCGCATGATCAGGGCGTCAAACTCCCGGGCCGAAACGGGGTCCAGCCCCGAGGTCGGTTCGTCCAGAAAAAGCAGCGGCGGGTCCAGCGCCAGTGCCCGGGCCAGGGCCACCTTCTTTTTCATCCCCCCGCTGAGCTGAGAGGGGTAGAGCTTCCCCTCGTTGGGCGTAAGCCCGACGATGTCCAGTTTGAAGGCGACGATCTCGTCGATCAGCGCGGCCGGGAGCGCTGTGTACTCCTTGAGCATCACGGCAATGTTTTCGGCCACGTTCAGCGAGGTGAAAAGGGCATTGGACTGGAACAGCACCCCCCATCGGCGCCGCAGCGTCTGTGCCGCGTCGAAAGAGAGCGTATCAAGCGGTTCGCCGAAAAGGCGGATAGTCCCGCTCTGGATCGGCTCAAGAAGGATGATCTCGCGCATCAGCGTCGATTTGCCGCAGCCGCTGGGGCCGAGAAAACCGTAGATCTCCCCGGCATTGACGTG
Encoded proteins:
- a CDS encoding ABC transporter ATP-binding protein; amino-acid sequence: MAAVIEVNNVVTRFGERLVHDGVSLHVNAGEIYGFLGPSGCGKSTLMREIILLEPIQSGTIRLFGEPLDTLSFDAAQTLRRRWGVLFQSNALFTSLNVAENIAVMLKEYTALPAALIDEIVAFKLDIVGLTPNEGKLYPSQLSGGMKKKVALARALALDPPLLFLDEPTSGLDPVSAREFDALIMRLRDMLQLTVVMVTHDLASIETTLDRMAIIDERRIAAEGTLSEVKEVPSPFIRTFFGGDVS